The Pseudomonas sp. S06B 330 genome contains the following window.
CAGTTTGCTGCGGGCGTCTGGGAAGGCGAAGTGGGTCAATGGACCGTCAATTACACTGAGCACGAATACTGTGAAATCGTGCAGGGCGTTTCGGTGCTGCGTGATGACGAGGGTGGCGCCAAAACCCTGCGCGCTGGTGATCGCTTCGTGATCCCGGCGGGCTTCAAGGGTACCTGGGAAGTGCTGGAGCCATGCCGCAAGATTTACGTGATGTTTGAGCAGAAATAACAGCGCCCATAAAAAAAGGGCCCATATCGTGAGATACGGGCCCTTTTTTCGTCAGCCGGATCAATTACTTGATCTTGGCTTCCTTGTAGATCACGTGCTTGCGAACAACCGGATCGAATTTTTTGATTTCGATTTTGTCCGGAGTAGTGCGCTTGTTCTTGTCGGTGGTGTAGAAGTGGCCGGTATTAGCGGTCGACACCAGACGGATCAATTCACGCATGATTCTCTCCCTTAGACCTTAGCGCCGTTACGGCGAATGTCGACCAGAACGGCATCAATGCCGCGCTTGTCGATGATGCGCATGCCTTTGGCAGATACGCGCAGACGCACGAAACGCTTCTCGGACTCGACCCAGAAGCGATGATGCTGCAGGTTCGGCAGGAAACGACGACGGGTTTTGTTGTTTGCGTGGGAAATGTTATTCCCAGTTACCGGACCCTTACCGGTAACTTGACAGACTCTCGACATGCCTCAGCCCTCTAAAACCACATGCCCAACCCGGCATGGGTTGGCCGCTTAATCTCTCAGTCTTTGGCGCTAAGCGCCGTGTTTCTTCAGGGTCTTATCGACTCGATCAGCAGATGCGAAGAGTCGAGCCCCTAGAAAAGAGCGCTGCTTTATACCAGAAAGACCAGAGCACAACAACAGAAGATGTGCTTTGACTCGCTGTGCGACACGCCGGAGCAGCATAACGACTGGCCCGGCAAGGTGTCGACCACTCGTCGCACGATTGGCAAAAAAGGATATGGTTATTTCCGGCCTGGCGCACTAGGGTAGGACTTTTCCAGACTGCACTGGCAGATGGGCCATCGATCAGCCAAGGAATCCTCATGCGCGTTGCTACATTACCCTTATTGTTTGCCACCCTGCTCGGCCCGGTACTTGCCCAGGCGGCTGCGCTGAGTGTGTGCACCGAGGCCAGCCCCGAAGGCTTCGATGTGGTTCAGTACAACTCGCTGACCACCACCAATGCGTCAGCCGACGTCCTGATGAATCGTCTGGTCGAGTTCGATGCTGGCAAAGGTCAGGTAGTGCCCAGCCTGGCCGAAAGCTGGACGGTTTCGCCCGATGGACTGATTTATGAGTTCAAGTTACGCCCTGAGGTGAAGCTCCACAGCACCGGTTATTTCAAGCCAAGCCGCACGCTGAACGCTGACGACGTCCTGTTCAGCTTTCAACGGATGCTCTACCCCGCGCACTCCTGGCACAAGATCGCCCAGAGTGGCTTTCCACATGCACAGTCGCTGCAACTGCCCAGCCTGATCAAGCAAATTGAAGCCCCCGAGCCACTGACCGTGCGCTTCACCCTCGACCATCCGGATGCCACGTTCCTGGCCACCCTGAGCATGGGTTTTGCCTCGATTTATTCCGCCGAGTACGCCGACCAATTGCTCAAAGCCGGTACGCCGGAGAAGCTCAACAGCCAGCCAATCGGCACCGGGCCGTTTGTCTTCAATCGCTTCCAGAAAGACGCGGTGATCCGCTACCGGGCCAACCCGGACTACTTTGCCGGCAAGCCGGGTGTCGATCCGCTGATTTTCGCCATTACCCCCGATGCCAACGTGCGCCTGCAAAAGCTCAAACGCAATGAATGCCAGATCGCCCTGTCGCCCAAGCCGCTGGATATTGCGGCGGCCAGCACCGATCCGGCCCTGAAGGTGGAAAAGACCGAAGCGTTCATGACCGCGTTCGTTGCCATCAACAGCCAGCATGCGCCGCTGGACAAGCCAGAAGTACGCCAGGCCATCAATCTGGCCTTCGACAAGGCCAGCTACCTCAAAGCGGTGTTCGAGAACACCGCCGTCGCTGCCAATGGCCCCTACCCGCCTAACACCTGGAGCTATGCCAAGGACCTGCCGGGTTACTCCACTGACCTGGACAAGGCCCGGACACTGCTAGCCAAAGCAGGCCTGAAAGATGGCTTCAGCACTACGATCTGGACCCGTCCACAAGGCAGCCTGCTCAACCCCAACCCGAGCCTCGGCGCACAGTTGCTGCAGGCTGACCTGGCCAAGGTCGGCATCAAGGCCGAGATCCGTGTGATCGAGTGGGGCGAGCTGATTCGCCGCGCCAAGGCTGGCGAGCATGATTTGCTGTTCATGGGGTGGGCCGGTGACAACGGTGATCCGGACAACTTCCTCAGCCCGCAATTCGCCTGTGCGGCGGTAAAGTCCGGGACCAACTTCGCCCGCTACTGCGACCAGCGCCTGGACCAGTTGATCAGCGCTGGCAAGACCACCACCGACCAGAGCGTGCGCAGCCGCCTGTATCAGCAGGCCCAGGCGTTGATCCAGCAGCAGGCACTATGGCTGCCACTGGCACACCCGACCGCTGCAGCGCTGGTCCGTCAGAACGTGGAAGGCTACCAAGTCAGCCCGTTCGGTCGCCAGGACTTCGCCAAGGTCAGCTCGACGCGCTGATCCAACCATGCTCGACCATCGATAGCGGTTCACCCTCACCGACGATGACATGGTCGAGCAGACGCACATCAACCAGCGCCAGCGCTTCCTTGATGCGTTTGGTCAGGTGCAGGTCGGCCTGACTCGGTTCTGACACTCCAGAGGGGTGGTTGTGACAAATGATCAACGCGGCAGCATTGTTTGCCAGTGCGCGCTTGATGACCTCTCTGGGATAGACACTGGCGCTATCGATTGAGCCGCGAAAGAGCACCTCAAAACCTAATGGCCGGTGTTTGGTGTCGAGAAAAAGGCAGCCAAACACTTCGCTGCTTTCATGGCGCAACTTGGCTTTGAGGTAGCGTCGTACCGCGTCGGGGCTTTGCAGTGCCGAATCGCGAACAATGGTTTGCTCCAAGTGCCGCCGACCGATTTCCATCACGGCTTGCAACTGGGTGTATTTCGCCGGCCCCAGCCCAACTTCACGCTGAAACGTGGCCTGATCAGCCTCCAGCAGATGACGCAGTCCACCAAATTGCTTCAACAGATGCCGCGCTAGGTCAACGGCGCTCATACCCGCGACACCTGTGCGTAAAAATACTGCCAACAGCTCAGCGTCCGACAAGCTGCCTGCCCCACGTTCCAACAGTTTTTCCCGCGGCCGCTCCGCCTCAGGCCAATCCCTGATACTCATGCCCCACCTCCCTGTCCATCGGTTGCTGCTCCTGTGTTTGTACCCTGTGCTACATTACCCGCACTTTTTTACGCGACGATTCGGCCTGGGGAGGCGTCGTCGCCGCGTGCAATCACTGAGCAAAAGGCAAGCCTATGCAGCGGCTGTATCGTAAGCGCATCGTTCTCGGCGTCGGCGGCGGCATCGCCGCCTACAAAAGTGCCGAACTGGTTCGCCGGCTTCTGGAACACGGTGCGCAGGTGCGCGTCGTCATGACCCGCGGTGGCGCTGAGTTCATCACGCCACTGACCCTGCAAGCACTCTCCGGCCACCCGGTGCACATGGACCTATTGGACCCTGCTGCCGAAGCGGCGATGGGCCATATCGAGCTGGCCAAATGGGCCGACCTGGTGCTGATTGCGCCAGCCACCGCCGACCTGCTGGCACGTCTTGCCCAAGGCGTGGCCGATGACCTGTTAACCACCTTGGTGCTGGCCACCGACGCCACCGTGGCCGTCGCCCCGGCGATGAACCAAGCCATGTGGCGCGACCCTGCCACCCAGGCCAACCTCGAGCTGCTACAGAGCCGCGACATCAAGGTCTATGGCCCAGCCTCCGGTAGTCAGGCCTGTGGCGATGTCGGCCTCGGACGCATGCTCGAAGCCAACGACCTGGCCTGGTGCGCCGCAGAAAGCTTCAAGCGCGAGTCGCTGACCGGCAAGCACATCGTGATCACCGCTGGACCGACCCAGGAAAACATCGATCCGGTGCGCTACATCACCAACCACAGCTCCGGGAAAATGGGCTTTGCCCTGGCTGAAGCGGCGGTCGAAGCCGGTGCCAAAGTCACCTTGATCAGTGGGCCGGTGCATTTGCCAACGCCTGATCGGGTCAGCCGCATCGACGTAGTCAGCGCTCGCGACATGCTCGCCGCCTGCGAAGCTGCGATGCCCTGCGATATTTTCATCGCCTCGGCTGCGGTCGCGGACTACCGACCTGAAGTGGTCGCCCCACAGAAACTCAAGAAAGACCCCACGACAGGTGACGGCCTGCTGCTGCAGATGGTCCGCAACCCGGACATCCTGGCCAGCATCGCCACCCGTCCTGACCGCCCGTTCAGCGTCGGCTTCGCCGCCGAGACCGAACACCTGCTCGACTACGCTGCACGCAAGCTCAAGGACAAGAACCTCGACCTGATTGTCGCCAACGATGTGGCCAACCCCAGCATCGGCTTCAACAGCGAGGAAAACGCCTGCAGCGTGATCGATCGCCAGCTCCACGAAACACTCTTCGCACAGACCAGCAAGGGCAAGATCGCCCGCCAGCTGGTTGCTTTCATCGCCGAACGTCTCAACCAGGTTTAACTCTGCATGCACGCTCTACAAGCCAAGATTCTTGATCCACGCATCGGTAACGAATTCCCGCTGCCGCAGTACGCCACGCCGGGCTCAGCCGGCCTCGACCTGCGCGCCATGCTCAAGCAGGACACCGTCCTGGAGCCGGGCCAGACCTTGCTGATCCCTACCGGCCTGTCGGTTTACATCGGCGACCCAGGCCTGGCCGCACTGATCCTGCCGCGCTCGGGCCTTGGTCACAAACACGGCATCGTGCTGGGCAACCTGGTCGGCCTGATCGATTCCGACTACCAGGGCGAGCTGATGGTTTCTTGCTGGAACCGTGGCCAGACCCCCTTCACCATCGCCGTCGGCGAGCGTATTGCGCAACTGGTCCTGGTACCGGTGGTACAAGCTCATTTCGACATCGTCGAAGCCTTCGACGAGAGCCAGCGTGGCGCTGGCGGCTTTGGACATTCGGGCAGCAACTGATCCGCCAACTGCCCACTGTGCGCCAAGGATGGCGAACTCTCTGGCGAAATGACCGTCAAAGCGTTCAGTTTGAGCCTGCCCTGCACGCCCTCGATATTGGAGCTCCCCAGAGATGAACGACATGGCACACCCGGTACCCGCACTTCCAGAAAGCATCTTCCGCGCTTACGACATCCGTGGCGTGGTCGGTGACACCCTTACCGCCGAAACCGCCTACTGGATCGGCCGCGCCATCGGTGCGCAAACCCTGGCCCAAGGTGAACCGAACATTTCGGTCGGCCGTGATGGCCGCCTGTCTGGCCCGATGCTGGTCGAACAACTGATCAAAGGCCTGGTCGACGCCGGCTGCCAGGTCAGCGACGTCGGCCTGGTACCGACCCCTGCCCTGTACTACGCCGCCAACGTCCTCGCCGGCAAGTCCGGTGTGATGCTCACCGGCAGCCACAACCCGCCGAACTACAACGGTTTCAAAATCGTCATTGCCGGTGACACCCTGGCCAACGAACAGATCCAGGCCCTGCTGACGCGCCTGAAAACCAACGACCTGAGCCGTGGCGAAGGCCGTGTGGAAAAGGTCGAGATTCTTGAGCGCTACTTCAAGCAGATCACCGGCGACATCAAGCTGGCGAAGAAACTCAAGGTCGTAGTCGATTGCGGCAACGGTGCCGCGGGTGTCATTGCCCCGCAACTGATCGAAGCCCTGGGCTGCGAAATGATCCCGTTGTTCTGCGAAGTCGACGGCAACTTCCCCAACCATCACCCGGATCCGGGCAAACCCGAGAACCTGGTTGACCTGATTGCCAAGGTCAAGGAAAGCGGCGCCGACCTGGGCCTGGCCTTCGACGGTGATGGCGACCGCGTTGGCGTCGTTACCAACACCGGCAGCATTGTTTACCCCGATCGCCTGCTGATGCTGTTTGCCCAGGATGTCATTGAGCGCAATCCGGGTGCCGAAATCATCTTTGACGTCAAATGCACACGCCGCCTGACCCCGCTGATCGAGCAATACGGTGGTCGCGCGCTAATGTGGAAGACTGGTCACTCGTTGATCAAAAAGAAGATGAAAGAAACCGGTGCCCTCCTGGCCGGCGAGATGAGCGGACACATCTTCATCAAGGAGCGTTGGTATGGTTTTGACGACGGCATCTACAGTGCCGCACGCCTGCTGGAGATTCTCAGCAAAGCCAAGACCGATGCCGAGCAGCTGTTCGATGCGTTTCCGAATGACATTTGTACGCCGGAAATCAATATTGATGTGACCGACGAAGGTAAATTCAGCATCATTGATGCACTGCAACGCGAGGCTGACTGGGGCCAAGACGCCAACCTGACCACCATTGATGGTGTGCGGGTCGACTATCCCCACGGCTGGGGCCTGGTTCGCGCGTCCAACACCACACCGGTGCTGGTACTGCGCTTCGAGGCCGACACCGACGCCGAACTGCAGCGTATCCAGGAAGTATTCCGCGCCCAGTTGAAGCGCGTTGCTCCTGATCTGCAACCCAAGTTCTGACCGACTATCTGTTCCAACTGGAGCCCTGCATGACCCTCGATCGCGATGCCGCCACCCATGTCGCCCAGGTTTTGTCCGAAGCGCTGCCTTACATCCGACGCTTTGTCGGCAAGACCCTGGTGATCAAATACGGCGGCAACGCGATGGAGAGCGAAGAGCTCAAAACCGGTTTTGCCCGCGATATCGTGCTGATGAAGGCGGTCGGCATCAACCCGGTGGTCGTGCATGGTGGCGGACCGCAGATCGGTGATCTGCTCAAGCGCCTGTCGATCGAAAGCCACTTTATCGATGGCATGCGCGTTACCGACGCGCAGACCATGGACGTGGTCGAGATGGTGCTTGGCGGCCAGGTGAACAAGGACATCGTCAACCTGATCAACAGCCATGGCGGCAGCGCCATTGGCCTGACCGGTAAAGACGCCCAACTGATCCGTGCGAAAAAGCTCACCGTTACCCGCCAGACGCCTGAGATGACCACCCCGGAAATCATCGATATCGGCCATGTCGGCGAAGTGGTCGGGGTTAATACCGACCTGCTGAACATGCTGGTCAAAGGTGACTTCATCCCGGTCATCGCTCCAATCGGCGTCGGTGCCAACGGTGAGTCGTACAACATCAACGCGGACCTGGTCGCGGGCAAGGTGGCAGAAGCACTTAAGGCTGAAAAGCTGATGCTGCTGACCAACATCGCCGGCCTGATGGACAAGCAAGGCACCGTACTCACCGGGCTGACCACTGAGCAGGTCAACGAACTGATCGCCGACGGCACTATCTATGGCGGCATGCTGCCGAAGATCCGTTGCGCTCTGGAAGCGGTGCAAGGCGGCGTCAACAGCTCGCACATCATTGATGGCCGGGTACCGAATGCGGTGCTGTTGGAGATCTTTACCGACAGTGGTGTGGGTACATTGATTACCAACAGCAAGCCACGTTAAGACGAGAAGGCTAAAGAAAGGCGACCTCAGGGTCGCCTTTTTTGTATCTGTGCGGTGGCTCGCG
Protein-coding sequences here:
- the dut gene encoding dUTP diphosphatase, whose translation is MHALQAKILDPRIGNEFPLPQYATPGSAGLDLRAMLKQDTVLEPGQTLLIPTGLSVYIGDPGLAALILPRSGLGHKHGIVLGNLVGLIDSDYQGELMVSCWNRGQTPFTIAVGERIAQLVLVPVVQAHFDIVEAFDESQRGAGGFGHSGSN
- the argB gene encoding acetylglutamate kinase, with the translated sequence MTLDRDAATHVAQVLSEALPYIRRFVGKTLVIKYGGNAMESEELKTGFARDIVLMKAVGINPVVVHGGGPQIGDLLKRLSIESHFIDGMRVTDAQTMDVVEMVLGGQVNKDIVNLINSHGGSAIGLTGKDAQLIRAKKLTVTRQTPEMTTPEIIDIGHVGEVVGVNTDLLNMLVKGDFIPVIAPIGVGANGESYNINADLVAGKVAEALKAEKLMLLTNIAGLMDKQGTVLTGLTTEQVNELIADGTIYGGMLPKIRCALEAVQGGVNSSHIIDGRVPNAVLLEIFTDSGVGTLITNSKPR
- a CDS encoding ABC transporter substrate-binding protein; its protein translation is MRVATLPLLFATLLGPVLAQAAALSVCTEASPEGFDVVQYNSLTTTNASADVLMNRLVEFDAGKGQVVPSLAESWTVSPDGLIYEFKLRPEVKLHSTGYFKPSRTLNADDVLFSFQRMLYPAHSWHKIAQSGFPHAQSLQLPSLIKQIEAPEPLTVRFTLDHPDATFLATLSMGFASIYSAEYADQLLKAGTPEKLNSQPIGTGPFVFNRFQKDAVIRYRANPDYFAGKPGVDPLIFAITPDANVRLQKLKRNECQIALSPKPLDIAAASTDPALKVEKTEAFMTAFVAINSQHAPLDKPEVRQAINLAFDKASYLKAVFENTAVAANGPYPPNTWSYAKDLPGYSTDLDKARTLLAKAGLKDGFSTTIWTRPQGSLLNPNPSLGAQLLQADLAKVGIKAEIRVIEWGELIRRAKAGEHDLLFMGWAGDNGDPDNFLSPQFACAAVKSGTNFARYCDQRLDQLISAGKTTTDQSVRSRLYQQAQALIQQQALWLPLAHPTAAALVRQNVEGYQVSPFGRQDFAKVSSTR
- the coaBC gene encoding bifunctional phosphopantothenoylcysteine decarboxylase/phosphopantothenate--cysteine ligase CoaBC yields the protein MQRLYRKRIVLGVGGGIAAYKSAELVRRLLEHGAQVRVVMTRGGAEFITPLTLQALSGHPVHMDLLDPAAEAAMGHIELAKWADLVLIAPATADLLARLAQGVADDLLTTLVLATDATVAVAPAMNQAMWRDPATQANLELLQSRDIKVYGPASGSQACGDVGLGRMLEANDLAWCAAESFKRESLTGKHIVITAGPTQENIDPVRYITNHSSGKMGFALAEAAVEAGAKVTLISGPVHLPTPDRVSRIDVVSARDMLAACEAAMPCDIFIASAAVADYRPEVVAPQKLKKDPTTGDGLLLQMVRNPDILASIATRPDRPFSVGFAAETEHLLDYAARKLKDKNLDLIVANDVANPSIGFNSEENACSVIDRQLHETLFAQTSKGKIARQLVAFIAERLNQV
- a CDS encoding cupin domain-containing protein yields the protein MRIDQIIDFAQVITEAERYRPAAEKILKGDPEQTVYNHYSSPCGQFAAGVWEGEVGQWTVNYTEHEYCEIVQGVSVLRDDEGGAKTLRAGDRFVIPAGFKGTWEVLEPCRKIYVMFEQK
- the rpmB gene encoding 50S ribosomal protein L28 produces the protein MSRVCQVTGKGPVTGNNISHANNKTRRRFLPNLQHHRFWVESEKRFVRLRVSAKGMRIIDKRGIDAVLVDIRRNGAKV
- the radC gene encoding RadC family protein, whose protein sequence is MSIRDWPEAERPREKLLERGAGSLSDAELLAVFLRTGVAGMSAVDLARHLLKQFGGLRHLLEADQATFQREVGLGPAKYTQLQAVMEIGRRHLEQTIVRDSALQSPDAVRRYLKAKLRHESSEVFGCLFLDTKHRPLGFEVLFRGSIDSASVYPREVIKRALANNAAALIICHNHPSGVSEPSQADLHLTKRIKEALALVDVRLLDHVIVGEGEPLSMVEHGWISASS
- the rpmG gene encoding 50S ribosomal protein L33 — encoded protein: MRELIRLVSTANTGHFYTTDKNKRTTPDKIEIKKFDPVVRKHVIYKEAKIK